In Aspergillus chevalieri M1 DNA, chromosome 7, nearly complete sequence, the sequence TTGATCCTTCGATGTCGGCTCTTCCTATCATACCGAAGCAGAATTCGGTAAGCGTTGGATTGTTCACCCACTAATAGGGAACGTGAGCTGGGTTTAGACCGTCGTGAGACAGGTTAGTTTTACCCTACTGATGAAGGTCGCCGCAACGGTAATTCAATTTAGTACGAGAGGAACCGTTGATTCAGATAATTGGTTTTTGCGGCTGTCTGACCAGGCAGTGCCGCGACGCTACCATCTGCCGGATAATGGCTGAACGCCTCTAAGTCAGAATCCGTGCCGGAACGCGGTGATACCGCCCCGCACGTCGTAGTTGGATACGAATAGGCCTTCGGGCCATGGACCTCAGCAGGCTGGCGACGGCCCCCAGGGAGAAACCCCTGGGAGCTGGCTGGCGGATTGCAATGTCACCTCGCGCGGGGATGAATCCTCTGCAGACGACTGAAGTGACCAAGCGGGTCGTGTAAGCGGTCAAGTAGCCTTGTTGCTACGAGTCGCTGAGCGTCAGCCCGATCCTTGGCTAGATTTGTGCAAAACACACCTCCCCATCAACGTGCCCCGGCAGCGCCGGGCGCTTGGAGGGGGGCCTACCCCTAGGGAGCGGCCACGGGCATCACCGGTGCTCGAGGGCCGTCTCTCAACGTCCAAGACCTGTCGCCAGTTGGCCGGATGAGCCGGACGTGGGCCTTGGCCGCTGAGGGTGAGACGGAGGGCCTGGGTGCCAGGGGGTGCGATTCCAATGTGCCCCGCCCTTTGCCAGTTGACAGTATTGGAGGGGAACGGAGGACTTGGCCGGTGATGGGTGGCCCGACCCGGACCTTGAGTGGCCTGGGGCGTCGTGATCCCAGGGACTGGGTGCCCCAAGGGAGCGCCCGGGCCCCGACGAGCCTGGGGGACGGTCGACGCCCGGTCCTCGCCAGTTGGCAgcgagggaggggaggggaggacTCGGCCGGCTGGCCGGCGGTGGCCCACTTTGTGTGCGTGGTCGTGCCCCTGGGAACCGAGTTGGGACCGCGGAACGTTTGCGCGCACCATTCGAGGCCAGCGAGGGTCGGTGAGTCCGTGTGGGAGTGGTCCTCGACGGccgatgtggatgtggtcgaTGGCATGGCATGGCGGCAGCGACTGCGCGGGGACGTGCGCTTGCGCTTGCTTTACTTTCACCGGGGCGTGGTGGGTGGTGGGTGGACGTCGAGCCGATCGATGGTGGCGCCGCGAAGTGGCAGTGGGACGGTATAGCCTGACAGCGGGCGACTCTGCATGGGCCTGGGGGCGCCGGTGGGACGCGTGGTGAGCCAGAGAAATCGGTCTCGCCGTGGGGGTGGGCTCTGAGGGGACGCTTCCCCCCCGGGGCGGGCCTAACCCAGAGGGGTTGGACGAATATGCCCATGTCCGAATTAGGGGTTCGGAGAAGTCGGGCGCTGATTGGCTGGCGAAAATGGCAATTGACACTCGGTCGGTCTGGAGCCTTGACGCTCGGTCGGTCTGGAGCTTACACCGGGTTGTGTGCCCGGGAGTGGCCCAATTGAGCTGAAATTTTCACAGCTTATAGACCGGCCCCTGCTTTATATCTGGCTCGCTCGGGGGCCCCATATCGCCCAAAATGACGGCGTGGTGTGGGTGGAAAGATGCCCGGTTTGGGCGCGCGGATTTGTTGGGGTGTGGCCCGACCATCGCCATTCCGCCGCCATGATCGACCCGGTGAATTCGGGGGTCATTCACTCATTCAATTCATCGAATTCACAGCATCATTCACTACACCCATTCATGGGATAGAGCGGCCATGGAGAATGAGctgttccagaagatcccAAGCTTGCAAGTGATGATCTGTCGCCAGTGCAAGCATGGCGTACGACCGGTGGAGGTCGAGCGACATCTGAAGCGGAAACATCAGTTCAAGCATCAATCCGCCCACCAGTTGGCTCAGGCAGTCCAACAgtgggaggatattgaacagGACAGTGCGGCCATCCAGATCCCATGCATATTGAACGACCCGCTGCCCATCATCCCCTGTGAACCCAATGGTTTGTTATGCCAACGACAGGACCCCCCGTGCCATtatgtggcatccagcatGGACACCATGCGAAAGCACTGGCGCCAGGTCCATCAATGGTCCCAACAGACCCGCCGTGGCCGGGTTGGCCAGAGAGAGCGCACACAAGGGGCCGCTGAGCTCCGGCGTTCATTCACCACCGTAGCGTGGCAGCAGAtcttcccatcgggcccGGGGTCCCATTACATCCATATCCGCTTCCCAGAGGGCCAcccacccaccaccaccaccaccgcccccCGCGGACCAGGCCCAACGGGCCGTCGATGCCATCATCACCGCATGGGATCAGGCTCGAACGGCCCAGGAACAACAGGCCGTCATCCAGGCCGATTGGATCACCGATGCTAACCCGTGGCTCCGCCGGACCGGGTGGGCACGATACCTGGAAGGTGTGCACCCCCAGGACCTGCTCCGGCTGGTGGAAGCGCCCCCGAGGAGCCCCGGATCCCATtgaacaggccatccaggccaTTTGGAATGCCATGGGCCAGTTGGCCCGGCGGAGCCAGCAGACCGTGCAGCGGTGTGGAACCGGCATTTGTATGGAGGCGGCCCGGACCGAGGCCGGACAGACCCCATACCGGCCGCTCCAGGCGTACATGGATGAAACCAGTGTCCAGAAGCATGTGCAGGCGTGGCAGCaagtgttgggcttcattgcacgcacacaggccacccaggccggacagggcatgcaggagtggtgtggcccactgcccgtgtatgggatgaccgcgcggcagcagcggaagtggcagacgttgtggcagcttgccatgcccaccatggtgaggccccaacaggcgccccatcgagcccgggctcgggcggtccatatgttccccggggccggtcggatcctagagcagggtgggaaccccggcagttatcgggccacagaggggcgtggggtgagccccggagatcagcccacagccgggcatggggtgagccccgagcatgtggaagaagcagaggagactggcaatgcaggcagcaccgagccggcatggatgatgagcccaatggagcgtgcctgcttggagttttgcattgagctgctcaaccagcgccaccgtgcccatgaatatgaaagcccccttgtgtgtgccatggcggtgctcggctggggggagactgggtggcgtgatccTGACAGTTACCCCCCCCATTTTATCGCGGATgatcaagcttgcgcggttcatggtggtgcagaaggcactgtggttggatccccatgtgggggacattattcagatgtggcaggcacaggctagcacggcgaatggcacagtgaatggcacagtgaatggcacagtgaatggcacagtgaatggcacagtgaatggcacagtgaatggcacagtgaatggcacagtgaatggcacagtgaatggcacagtgaatggcacagtgaatggcacagtgaatggcacagtgaatggcacagtgaatggcatggtgaatggcactccaaatggcactccgaatggcactccgaatggcactccgaatggcactccaaatggcacaccggctagcccaatagcatggccgttggccagtgcagatgcccaactggccgatatcgatgagggctgtgatagtgccagtcccacacgccacacccccaccacggtgcacgatcgcccgtcatttcatgaccatgtgcagcagatggtcagccgcttcatgatccgtggcacccatgggcccatgcagacattgctcgactggcgcacatatgggttgaagatccattacaatagcacggcgccgggccatgtggcgtggatgggagccgatgagctgttgtacaaggatctgcatttcacgatgggtgaattccgtgggttcatccacgggttggttggggccacacgggagctgctgtgtgaactattatgtattgccgatggttccagcagcgcccacaccccaagcaccatgccgctgcccgccatcccgtggcagggcttgtatgatgatcccacccaggggcacccgggctggaactttttgcatgatcgccggacccggtggcccgtggatggccggtggtggatgatccagcggctgcgcacagagcgccccgtgcagcagcaattcatgcgccggggggcgatccacggcccattggtggcacagtatctggcccgggtggcccggttcaaggagaaactggccgtGGCCATCCATATAACGGCAGGGCAGCCGGCACGGGCCcccgagctgctcagtgtgcagtatgtcaacacgccgaacaaccaattccgcaatgtgttcattgaggatgggatggtgacactggtgactccataccacaagggcttccatgcgagcaacgacagcaagctgatccaccggtatgtgccacgggcggtcggggagttggtggtgtggtatatgtggctggcgatgccattcattgaccagttgacagcgtggcaggccggcactgcgcatggcacggtgaatggcacggtgaatggtacagtgaatggcatgtcgaatggcacatcgaacggcacatcaaacggcacagcgaatggcatatcaaacggcacactgaatggcacatcgaacagcacattgaacggcacatcgaacggcacatcgaatggcacatcaaacggcacactgaatggcacatcgaacagcacattgaacggcacatggaatggcacaccgaatggtacggtgaatggcatgtcgaatggtagactgaacggcacatcaaacagcacatcgaacggcacaccgattggcacaccgattggcacacaggccggcacatcaaatgccatgtcgaatggcacaacgattggcacatcgaacggcacatcgaatggcacattgaacggcacagcgaacggcacatcaaacagcacactgaatggcacattgaacagcacattgaacggcacatggaatggcacaccgaatggtacggtgaatggcacattgaatggcacactgaatggcacggcgaatggcacacgagccggcacggtcgatggcacatcaaacagcacattgaacggcacatggaatggcacacgagccggcacggtcaatggcacactgaatggcacggcgaacggcacactgaatggctcattgattggcacgtcgaacggcacaccggcatggcagccccccagcccatatttatggggccccgacccgggcatgcagcggccatggacccctgagcgattccgggaggtgttgaagcgggagacccaggcccggctcggccaggcattgaatattccggcgtaccgggacattgccattggcatcagccggcggttcctgcgggcatccagcacattcaccagtgaccgccaggatgaaatggagcaggcagcggcattggatgctgactgtgaggatggcatggatgcggaccagtggatggcGCATATGACGGATTTACAGGCGGGCCATTCATCACAcgtggcggggatggtatatgggcggcagctgatggagcaggcaggcacaacaagccaccggcgggcgatgttccggcagtccagtgtggattggcaccagtttctggggttcggctgcggcacgggggttccaggagatgtccatgccgacattgatgccggtgggcttcgggctggcttggtggatgaaggcagctgtccaagccgccgtcccggtcaggaacaggttagggcttgcttggtggatgatcccggtcaggaacgggttagggctcgcttggtgaatgatccaaGTCAGCaaggggttagggctcgcttggtgaatgatcccggtcaggaacgggttagggcgcgcttggtgaatgatccaaGTCAGCaaggggttagggctcgcttggtggatgatcccggtcaggaacgggttagggctcgcttggtgagtgatcccagtcaggaaggggttagggctcgcttggtggatgaaggcaaccgtccaattcaccatcccggtcaggaacgggttagggcttgcttggtgaatgatcccggtcaggaacgcgttagggctcgccccgtgctcgggaaacgcaagcgggccccatggcaggtggaggctgaggagcaccacatggagcggcgccaccagctgcagaccatggacatggccgctgcgctgcagcagatgaccggtcaggccggcatgcagttccagggcatccaggcacccgccatggcggcgatccagcagggcaagagccccgtggtggcagtcatgcccaccggcggtgggaaaagcatgttattcatgttgcccgcgtgggccgtccccgggggcaccaccattgtggtggtgccattgatctcgctgcggcaggatatgcagcagcggtgccggcggctaggcatcccatgtatggcatgggaccggcagcagccatgtgatgaagcagccattgtgctggtcacaccggaatcggctgtcacccccgatttccattcattcatcaaccggttggtggtgatgcagcggctggaccgggtggtgattgatgaatgcCATGTCATTAtgaaccagcagaagaacttccggtccgccatggcacagcttgggaagctcgttcgggcccgtacacagatggtgtttttaacggccacattgcccccgagatggaaccggagttcagccagcgcattcaccacccacaggatcagatcgatatatatcgggcccgcacgagccgcggcaatgtggcatatggggtgtggcggccaccgattccacacactgcaccacatggatatggatgggagcaggatgcccggattattcagttcctgcaggcgcagctccagtgggcccgggcccggggggaagatggtgatatatgccaaccgggtccaccaggtgcaggcgatggcggcggtattgggatgtgaggcgtatttcagtgggcaggtggaccggggtgggattttggggcggttcatgggaggggattccacagtgctttgcgcgaccagtgcattgggcatgggggttgatattccgaatatccgagtgatcattcatcttgggaCACCCCGGACGTTATTGGATTATGCACAGGAAAGTGGGCGAGCCGGGCGGGATGGGCAGGCCAGCCAGGCGATCATTATCCAGCCGGCGGggtgggcggaggatgagcgacagctgggcacaccggaggtggagctggtgcagcaatacatgggggtggtggcaggttggggatgccggcgggtggtactggacgattatctggatgggacggtgaatggataccggcggcagcattgcggggatgacggggacgagcaggcatgtgatgggtgtaatgtgcagtggcatgtagGGCGCatgggtggtgatgaggccgAGCATGAGGCCAGGGGTGAGGCCGGGGTTGAGGCCGGGTGTGGGGGATTGCACCGTGGCCCAGGGCAGGCGGTTCGGCCAGTGTTAGGGCTCGCAGATGACCAAGACTGGCGGGCGCGCAGTGCCATGAGGCGTTCCAATGGTCAGGGGCTCAGGCGCGCAATGGAGTATGATTTcagcagagcagcgggctcatgcagcccgagccggagccatagcccacgccggagccacagcccaaaccggagccatagcccgagccatagcccaagcccaagccatagcccgagccatatcccatgccggagccatagccatagcccaagcccaagccggagcccaagccggagccatagcccgggccggagccatagcccaaaccggagccacagcccgagcccgagccacagcccgagcccaagtcagcaccggcgccacagccatagcccaagcccaagccatagcccgagcccgagccatagcccgaaccaacgccagcaccagcacccgagcccgagccaccgccagcagcagcgccagtgCCCAAGCCAccgccaacgccagcaccagtgggccgcggccgacattcaattccgccggcaacagtcccaggcatggctggatgaggagtttggggagcaggaggctcagcagtggcgggatcgatgttatatctgcgccatggcccaggcggatgaccagcacgatttatattcatgccggcatgcacgcagccaggCGGCCAAGCAGTGGATGCTGCAGGTTCGCCGGCGGATCCAGTACAGCCGATTCAGCGGGTGTTTTTCATGTGGGATGCCGCAGACGATATGCGCCGGGTGGGAGCCAGGAGGCCGGTGTCAGTACTGGGGGGTTTTGATCCccatggtggcgatgatgctgcatgggccatggggggtgggcattcggggggcatggcagcggcgactGGTGGGATTGCAGGTCGACAGCGCGGACATTGGGGCGGTGATTGGGTGGTTGGGGCAGCGCAGCCGGGCGGGCCATAGCcagttgtttgaggagttttgttggctgcggcgggtgagtcaggaggttgagttggggttggagtcaggaggcagagagatggaggattggccaggaccatagcgatgtatagagatgtatatagagttgtatgtcaagacgtatacagtgatgtatacagtgatgtatacagtgatgtatatagcgatgtatatagcgatgtatatagagatgtatagtgatatgtatatcgatatgtatgtgtatatatatatatatatatgtatgtatgtagtccgacagtggagatatatagcatggatgggaaggcgttgagggtagatatttgagtacggcagtggatgaaggccgagggtttcatggacatgggatggacatggacaagtGCATTGGCCGTTGAGGGCACATGCAgactggtggtagtgaatgatgaatgatgaagattatgaatgatggatgatgatggatgatgatggatgatgatggatgatgatggatgatgatggatgatgtgtgattgtgaatgggccagggtggtgaatgatgtgtatgacaggtggtgtatgggagcatggcattggGTGGCAGTGGGTGTTAGTGCAGCAATGTATGCAGTGTGGGCAGGCAGTGGACATGGCAGCATGACATGGACCGGTTGGACCACCGGTTGGACCACCGGTTGGACGACccgttcaattacccattgaaccatgtattcgatcactggtttcaaccatgtattcaattacccatttcgatcagccattcaatcagccattcgatcagccattcgatcagccattcgatcagccattcgatcagccatttcaatcagccatttcgatcagccatttcgatcagccattcaatcacccatttgaccggttcaaaccacatgtttggccatgcattcaaccagacattcgaccagacattcaaccagacattcaaccagacattcgaccagacatttcatcatgcatttggtcacccatttgatcagcgatttgacccattcaatgatgcatttgatcatgcatttgatcatgcattcgaccaactgttcaatcacccatttgaccatgtattcaagcacacattttcatcagccatttgaccacccatttgagagcccgtttgacCGGCcgtttgagagaccatttgagagcccattcgatcagccattcaagcatgcattcaattaccagttcaaccacccgttcaatcacccatttgaccggttcaatcacccatttgaccggttcaatcacccattcgaccgtgtatttgatccggcatttgacccgttcaaacatgcattcgatcagccgtgTGGCccattcaatgacccgtttcaatgccccgttcgaccacccgtttgagagcccgttcaatcagtgatttgacgcattcaaccatgcgttcagccatacattcaattATCCATTCAATTACCCGTTCGATtagccatttgaccatgtattgaatcagccgtttcaatcagccatttcgatcagccatttcgatcagccatttcgatcagccatttcgatcagccatttcgatcagccatttcgatcagccatttcgatcagccatttcgatcagccatttcgatcagccgtttgaccggttcaaaccacatgtttggccatgcattcaaccagacattcaaccagacattcgaccagacattcaaccagacattcaaccagacattcgaccagacatttcatcatgcatttggtcacccattcgatcagcgatttgacccattcaacgatgcatttgatcatgcatttgattatgcatttgatcatgcattcgaccaactgttcaatcacccatttaaccatgtattcgattaccagtttcgattaccagtttcgattaccagtttcgattaccagtttcgatcagccatttcaatcagctgtttttaatagacccattcgaccaccaaTTTGACAGCCCATTCAACCAAttgttcaaccaactgttcaaccacccgtttgatcagccattcaatcagtgatttgacccgttcaaccatgcattcagccatacattcaatcagccattcaagcatgcattcgattacccattcgaccaccggttcgattaccccgtttgattacccatttgaccatgtattcaattacccatttcgatcagccatttcgatcggccatttcaatcagccatttcaatacacccgttcgaccacccgttcaaccatgtattcaatcagctggttcaatcagttgttcaatcagtcatttgacaaccaattgaaccacccattcgatcagccattcaaccatgcattcaaccaactgttcaatcagccggttcaatcacccattcaaccatgtatttgatccggcatttgaccggttcaagcatgcatttgattacccattcaagcatgcatttgatcagccgTTTGGCCCgttcaatgacccgtttcaatgacccgttcaaccatggaTTCAACCAATgatcatcacccatttgaccaggTATTCAACTgcacattttcatcagcgatttgacaaGCCGTTggaccacccatttgagagccggttcgattacccatttcaccatgtattcgatcagccgtttcaatcagctgttttaatacacccattcgaccaccgatttgacagcccgttcaaccaaccattcaatcaccagttcgatcaccagtttgatcacccattcgaccacccgttcaagcatgtattcaatcatccattttgatcagttgttttgaccatgcattcaatcacccgtttcattggccatttgacaacccgttgaaccacccattggatcagccattcaagcatgcattcaattaccagttcaaccacccgttcaatcacccatttgaccggttcaatcacccatttgaccggttcaatcacccatttgaccgtgtatttgatccggcatttgaccggttcaagcatgcattcaagcatgcatttcaTCAGCCGTGTGGCccattcaatgacccgtttcaatcatccattcaaccacccgttcgATTAcgcattcaacaatgcattcaacaatgcatgcatttgacgaacggttcgaccaccgattcgagagcccgtttgattacccatttcacaatgtattcgatcagccatttcaatcagccatttcaatcagccatttcaatcagccatttcaatcagccatttcaatcagccatttcaatcagccatttcaatcagccatttcgatcagccattcaatcacccatttgaccggttcaaaccacatgtttggccatgcattcgaccagacattcgaccagacatttcatcatgcatttggtcacccattcaatcagcgatttgacccattcaacgatgcatttgattacccattcaacgatgcatttgatcatgcatttgattatGCATTTGAttatgcatttgatcatgcattcgaccaactgttcaatcacccatttgaccatgtattcaagcacacattttcatcagccatttgaccacccatttgagagcccatttgaccggccgtttgagatccatttgagagaccatttgagagaccatttgagagaccatttgagagaccat encodes:
- a CDS encoding uncharacterized protein (COG:L;~EggNog:ENOG410PI7H;~InterPro:IPR022698;~PFAM:PF12013), which translates into the protein MENELFQKIPSLQVMICRQCKHGVRPVEVERHLKRKHQFKHQSAHQLAQAVQQWEDIEQDSAAIQIPCILNDPLPIIPCEPNGLLCQRQDPPCHYVASSMDTMRKHWRQVHQWSQQTRRGRVGQRERTQGAAELRRSFTTVAWQQIFPSGPGSHYIHIRFPEGHPPTTTTTAPRGPGPTGRRCHHHRMGSGSNGPGTTGRHPGRLDHRC
- a CDS encoding uncharacterized protein (COG:L;~EggNog:ENOG410PI7H;~InterPro:IPR027417,IPR014001,IPR011545;~PFAM:PF00270;~TransMembrane:1 (o1230-1253i);~go_function: GO:0003676 - nucleic acid binding [Evidence IEA];~go_function: GO:0005524 - ATP binding [Evidence IEA]); the encoded protein is MGQLARRSQQTVQRCGTGICMEAARTEAGQTPYRPLQAYMDETSVQKHVQAWQQVLGFIARTQATQAGQGMQEWCGPLPVYGMTARQQRKWQTLWQLAMPTMVRPQQAPHRARARAVHMFPGAGRILEQGGNPGSYRATEGRGVSPGDQPTAGHGVSPEHVEEAEETGNAGSTEPAWMMSPMERACLEFCIELLNQRHRAHEYESPLLARFMVVQKALWLDPHVGDIIQMWQAQASTANGTVNGTVNGTVNGTVNGTVNGTVNGTVNGTVNGTVNGTVNGTVNGTVNGTVNGTVNGMVNGTPNGTPNGTPNGTPNGTPNGTPASPIAWPLASADAQLADIDEGCDSASPTRHTPTTVHDRPSFHDHVQQMVSRFMIRGTHGPMQTLLDWRTYGLKIHYNSTAPGHVAWMGADELLYKDLHFTMGEFRGFIHGLVGATRELLCELLCIADGSSSAHTPSTMPLPAIPWQGLYDDPTQGHPGWNFLHDRRTRWPVDGRWWMIQRLRTERPVQQQFMRRGAIHGPLVAQYLARVARFKEKLAVAIHITAGQPARAPELLSVQYVNTPNNQFRNVFIEDGMVTLVTPYHKGFHASNDSKLIHRYVPRAVGELVVWYMWLAMPFIDQLTAWQAGTAHGTVNGTVNGTVNGMSNGTSNGTSNGTANGISNGTLNGTSNSTLNGTSNGTSNGTSNGTLNGTSNSTLNGTWNGTPNGTVNGMSNGRLNGTSNSTSNGTPIGTPIGTQAGTSNAMSNGTTIGTSNGTSNGTLNGTANGTSNSTLNGTLNSTLNGTWNGTPNGTVNGTLNGTLNGTANGTRAGTVDGTSNSTLNGTWNGTRAGTVNGTLNGTANGTLNGSLIGTSNGTPAWQPPSPYLWGPDPGMQRPWTPERFREVLKRETQARLGQALNIPAYRDIAIGISRRFLRASSTFTSDRQDEMEQAAALDADCEDGMDADQWMAHMTDLQAGHSSHVAGMVYGRQLMEQAGTTSHRRAMFRQSSVDWHQFLGFGCGTGVPGDVHADIDAGGLRAGLVDEGSCPSRRPGQEQVRACLVDDPGQERVRARLVNDPSQQGVRARLVNDPGQERVRARLVNDPSQQGVRARLVDDPGQERVRARLVSDPSQEGVRARLVDEGNRPIHHPGQERVRACLVNDPGQERVRARPVLGKRKRAPWQVEAEEHHMERRHQLQTMDMAAALQQMTGQAGMQFQGIQAPAMAAIQQGKSPVVAVMPTGGGKSMLFMLPAWAVPGGTTIVVVPLISLRQDMQQRCRRLGIPCMAWDRQQPCDEAAIVLVTPESAVTPDFHSFINRLVVMQRLDRVVIDECHVIMNQQKNFRSAMAQLGKLVRARTQMDQIDIYRARTSRGNVAYGVWRPPIPHTAPHGYGWEQDARIIQFLQAQLQWARARGEDGDICQPGPPGAGDGGGIGM
- a CDS encoding uncharacterized protein (TransMembrane:1 (o12-31i)); this translates as MLGLITTHAPYMPLHITPITCLLVPVIPAMLPPVSIHRPIQIIVQYHPPASPTCHHPHVLLHQLHLRCAQLSLILRPPRRLDNDRLAGLPIPPGSPTFLCIIQ